The DNA region AGAAAAAAATTATGGTGAGACCGTACTGTCCTTTTATAAATATTAAGGGAGATAAAAAATGATAAAAGCTGTTTATCCTGGAAGTTTTGATCCTGTTACTAACGGACATATTGATATCATACAAAGGGGAGCAAAAATTTACGATGAGGTCATAGTTCTTGTGGCCGAAAATATATCTAAAACTCCTCTTTTCTCTCTTGAAGAAAGACTTGACATGTTGAGGCACTCATTAAAAGACATACCAAATGTTAAAATAGACCACTTCAGTGGATTGTTAGTAGATTATCTAAAAAAAATTGATGTGAAAATTATAATAAGAGGTCTTAGGGCGGTTTCTGATTTTGAGTATGAATTTCAGCAAGCTTTAACTAATAAAAAGTTATATCCAGAGTGTGAGACCGTTTTCTTAGTAAGTGATTTGAAATATACCTTTTTAAGTTCAAGTATGGTTAAAGAGATTGCAAAATTTGGAGGCTGCATAAAGGGACTTGTTCCTGATTATGTAGCTGAAAAACTTTATGAGAAATTTAAAGTTAAGTAAAGAGGTTTAGTAAAATATGGAAGAAATTATAAAGACTTTAAAGGAGTTAAGAGATATTCTTGAAAATTCACCTGCTATTCCTGTGTGGGATAAGGTTCTTTTGGATAAAGACAGATTAATGGAACTAATTGAAAAACTTGATAAATCCATACCTGAGGAATTTTATGAGGCAAAAAAAATAGTGGAAAATAAAGAGAAGATTATAAATAAAGCCTATATAGAGGCAGAAGAAATAATAAAGCAAGCTCAAAAAGAAGCTGAAATACTTGTAAGTAGCAATAATATCACCCTTGAGGCTCAAAAAAGAGCAGAGGATATAATTAGAAATGCAAAAAAGGAAGCAGAAGAAATAAAAAAGGAAATGGACGCCTATATTGAGAGTTTATTAACTAAGGTAGAAGATCTTCTAAAAAAAGAAATAGAGCTTATAAGAAAGTGCAGATCAGAATTGTAATAGTGATTATTGGGTTTTTTTTAATTTTAGAAATTTTAGCCTCTTTCTTTGTATATTTTGACGAAGGTAAAGTTGTAAATGTTAAAGAATTGTTTTTAAATATTCCAGAAGATTTTCCGTCAAATTTTTACATATTAGTTCTAAAGGCAAAAAATCCACATTTCTATGATTTCTTCTACCATCTTATTTTGGGAGATCTCTATTCTTACTCTCAAGTTTCTAAATACAAATTAGTAAAGTTTGAAGGGTTTAATGTAAAAGATGAAGTTCAATTTTATGGTAGATCAGAAATGTTGTGTTTGATTTTAGCTTTTTGGGCTTATAAAAAGGGCCTTAAATTCTCTGATAACTTAAAAATAGGCGTAATTGGAGATGTTTCAAAGGAGGGAGAAGTCTTATCTGTGGCGGGAGCAAGTATTAAGTACTCTACAGCCTTAGAGAATGATATAAATATTTTAATAGCACCTATCCAAAATAAGAAAGAAATAAAAAATTTTGATAATAAAAGTTTATACTGTCTTTTTGTGCGCCATGTAGAGGATGCAAAAAAGAATTTATTAAAGTTTGTTTCTCCTAAGGTTGTCAATGTTAAATAATTTGTGTTAAAATATAACTAACCTATAGTGATGGGTTACCATTACTATAGGCGATTT from Dictyoglomus turgidum DSM 6724 includes:
- the coaD gene encoding pantetheine-phosphate adenylyltransferase; the protein is MIKAVYPGSFDPVTNGHIDIIQRGAKIYDEVIVLVAENISKTPLFSLEERLDMLRHSLKDIPNVKIDHFSGLLVDYLKKIDVKIIIRGLRAVSDFEYEFQQALTNKKLYPECETVFLVSDLKYTFLSSSMVKEIAKFGGCIKGLVPDYVAEKLYEKFKVK
- a CDS encoding ATPase yields the protein MEEIIKTLKELRDILENSPAIPVWDKVLLDKDRLMELIEKLDKSIPEEFYEAKKIVENKEKIINKAYIEAEEIIKQAQKEAEILVSSNNITLEAQKRAEDIIRNAKKEAEEIKKEMDAYIESLLTKVEDLLKKEIELIRKCRSEL